One Solanum pennellii chromosome 10, SPENNV200 genomic region harbors:
- the LOC107002527 gene encoding glycine-rich RNA-binding protein 4, mitochondrial-like: MAFFNKAGSILRQAVSKQHINHEISASKPSIFQLIRCMSSKLFVGGISWNTNDNSLQEAFSKYGEVVEARIIYDRESGRSRGFGFVTFNTSEDASAAIQALDGQELDGRRIRVNVANDRTRGYGGGGGGYGGGNYGGGGGYGGGGNYGSGGYGGGGGNYGSGGGNYGASGYGSSGNYGSAGGVDANVASSYGSGESNFGFGTSGDNYASGSTDAASNSFSFGNDATSNQAEASDVNSPVDAGENYRDDNDSSDYADRRA; the protein is encoded by the exons ATGGCTTTCTTTAACAAAGCTGGAAGCATTCTTCGGCAGGCTGTTAGCAAGCAGCACATCAATCACGAAATATCTGCATCCAAGCCTTCAATTTTTCAACTTATTAGATGCATGTCTTCAAAACTTTTTGTTGGAG GAATCTCATGGAACACGAATGACAACTCTCTCCAAGAAGCTTTCAGCAAGTATGGAGAAGTCGTTGAAG CAAGAATCATTTACGATCGTGAGTCTGGGAGATCTAGGGGATTTGGCTTCGTTACTTTCAATACTTCTGAGGATGCCAGTGCTGCCATCCAGGCTTTGGACGGACAG GAGCTTGATGGTCGTAGGATTAGAGTAAATGTAGCGAATGACAGGACAAGAGGATACGGCGGCGGCGGTGGTGGTTATGGTGGCGGTAACTatggaggtggtggtggttATGGTGGCGGCGGCAATTATGGGTCTGGTGgttatggtggtggtggtggcaATTATGGGTCTGGTGGTGGTAATTATGGTGCCTCTGGTTATGGTAGCAGTGGCAATTATGGCAGCGCAGGTGGTGTTGATGCTAACGTCGCCAGCAGTTATGGAAGCGGAGAAAGCAATTTTGGCTTTGGCACAAGTGGTGATAACTATGCCAGTGGAAGCACTGATGCTGCTAGCAACAGCTTCAGCTTCGGCAACGACGCTACCAGCAACCAAGCAGAAGCTTCTGATGTTAATAGCCCAGTTGATGCAGGTGAAAATTACAGAGATGACAATGACTCCAGTGATTATGCAGATAGAAGAGCCTAA